The following are encoded together in the Salvia hispanica cultivar TCC Black 2014 chromosome 6, UniMelb_Shisp_WGS_1.0, whole genome shotgun sequence genome:
- the LOC125194369 gene encoding plasma membrane ATPase 4-like produces the protein MGGDKSLSLQEIKNETVDLEKVPIEEVFEQLKCTREGLSTAEGENRLQIFGPNKLEEKKESKFLKFLGFMWNPLSWVMEAAAIMAIALANGGGKPPDWQDFVGIVCLLVINSTISFIEENNAGNAAAALMAGLAPKTKVLRDGRWSEQEAAILVPGDIISIKLGDIVPADARLLEGDPLKIDQSALTGESLPVTKNAYDEVFSGSTCKQGELEAVVIATGVHTFFGKAAHLVDSTNQVGHFQKVLTAIGNFCICSIAVGMVAEIIVMYPIQRRPYRKGIDNLLVLLIGGIPIAMPTVLSVTMAIGSHRLSQQGAITKRMTAIEEMAGMDVLCSDKTGTLTLNKLTVDKSLIEVFTKGVDPEHVLLLAARASRTENQDAIDAAIVGTLADPKEARAGIKEVHFFPFNPVDKRTALTYIDNQGNWHRASKGAPEQILTLCNCREDLKKKVHSVIDKFAERGLRSLAVARQEVPEKSKDAPGGPWQFIGLLSLFDPPRHDSAETIRRALNLGVNVKMITGDQLAIGKETGRRLGMGVNMYPSASLLGNHKDESIAHLPVEELIEKADGFAGVFPEHKYEIVKKLQERKHIVGMTGDGVNDAPALKKADIGIAVADATDAARSASDIVLTEPGLSVIISAVLTSRAIFQRMKNYTIYAVSITIRIVFGFMFLALIWKFDFSPFMVLIIAILNDGTIMTISKDRVKPSPLPDSWKLKEIFATGIVLGGYLALMTVIFFWLIYKTDFFPDKFGVRTIRDSEEEMMAAVYLQVSIVSQALIFVTRSRSWSFVERPGLLLLVAFAIAQLIATLIAVYANWGFARIRGCGWGWAGVIWIYSIVFYVPLDLMKFAIRYVLSGKAWQNLYDNKTAFTTKKDFGKEEREAQWAHAQRTLHGLQTPESNNILNEKSSYRELSEIAEQAKRRAEIARLRELHTLKGHVESVVKLKGLDIETIQQHYTV, from the exons ATGGGTGGTGATAAATCACTCAGTCTTCAAGAAATCAAGAATGAGACTGTTGATCTG GAGAAAGTCCCAATTGAGGAAGTGTTTGAGCAACTGAAATGCACCAGGGAGGGACTGAGTACCGCCGAAGGGGAGAACAGGCTTCAAATTTTTGGCCCCAACAAGTTGGAAGAGAAGAAG GAAAGCAAATTTCTCAAGTTCCTTGGTTTCATGTGGAATCCACTCTCTTGGGTCATGGAGGCTGCCGCTATCATGGCCATTGCGCTGGCTAATGGAGGCGGAAAGCCCCCAGATTGGCAGGATTTCGTTGGTATTGTTTGCCTGCTTGTTATCAACTCTACTATAAGTTTCATCGAGGAGAACAATGCAGGAAACGCTGCTGCAGCCCTTATGGCTGGTCTTGCTCCCAAAACAAAG GTTCTCAGGGATGGTCGATGGAGTGAGCAGGAAGCTGCTATTCTGGTACCTGGAGACATTATCAGCATCAAGCTGGGAGATATTGTCCCTGCTGATGCTCGTCTTCTTGAAGGCGATCCTTTAAAGATTGACCAGTCTGCTCTCACAGGAGAATCCCTTCCAGTGACCAAGAACGCGTATGATGAAGTTTTCTCTGGCTCGACCTGCAAACAGGGTGAACTAGAAGCAGTAGTTATTGCCACCGGTGTTCACACTTTCTTTGGAAAGGCGGCACATCTAGTGGACAGCACCAACCAGGTGGGACACTTTCAGAAAGTGCTCACTGCAATCGGTAACTTCTGTATCTGCTCCATTGCTGTTGGTATGGTGGCCGAGATCATAGTGATGTACCCAATCCAGCGCAGACCATACAGAAAGGGGATAGATAACCTCCTTGTTCTTTTGATCGGAGGTATTCCCATTGCTATGCCCACTGTCTTGTCTGTCACCATGGCTATTGGATCCCACAGGCTATCGCAGCAGGGCGCTATCACCAAGAGAATGACTGCTATTGAGGAAATGGCTGGGATGGATGTCTTGTGTAGTGACAAGACTGGAACTTTGACCCTGAACAAATTGACTGTTGATAAATCCTTGATCGAGGTCTTCACAAAGGGTGTGGACCCCGAGCACGTGCTACTCCTCGCTGCAAGGGCATCCAGAACTGAAAACCAAGATGCTATTGATGCTGCCATTGTTGGTACACTTGCTGATCCAAAAGAG GCAAGAGCTGGTATCAAAGAGGTTCACTTCTTCCCTTTCAACCCTGTGGACAAAAGGACTGCTTTGACATACATTGACAACCAAGGGAACTGGCACAGAGCTAGCAAGGGAGCTCCCGAACAG ATTTTGACCCTGTGCAACTGCAGAGAAGACTTAAAGAAAAAGGTTCACAGTGTTATCGATAAATTTGCTGAGCGTGGACTCCGGTCTTTGGCTGTTGCCAGACAG GAAGTTCCAGAGAAATCGAAGGATGCCCCCGGTGGTCCATGGCAATTTATTGGACTCTTATCCCTTTTTGATCCTCCCAGACATGACAGTGCTGAGACCATCCGCAGAGCTCTTAACCTCGGTGTTAATGTTAAAATGATTACAG GTGACCAACTTGCCATTGGTAAGGAGACTGGCCGTAGACTTGGTATGGGAGTAAATATGTATCCATCTGCTTCTTTACTGGGTAATCACAAGGATGAGTCTATAGCCCACCTTCCTGTTGAAGAACTGATTGAGAAGGCAGATGGTTTTGCCGGGGTCTTCCCAG AGCACAAATACGAAATCGTGAAGAAACTGCAGGAGAGAAAGCATATTGTTGGAATGACAGGCGATGGTGTAAACGATGCCCCTGCTTTGAAGAAGGCAGATATCGGAATTGCTGTTGCTGACGCTACTGATGCCGCAAGAAGTGCATCTGACATTGTGCTAACTGAACCTGGGCTTAGTGTTATCATTAGTGCAGTGCTGACCAGCAGAGCTATCTTCCAGAGAATGAAGAACTATACA ATATATGCAGTGTCCATCACCATCCGTATTGTG TTTGGCTTCATGTTCCTTGCATTGATTTGGAAGTTTGATTTCTCCCCCTTCATGGTTTTGATCATTGCCATTCTGAATGATG GTACAATTATGACCATCTCTAAGGATAGAGTGAAGCCATCTCCGTTGCCTGATAGCTGGAAGTTAAAAGAGATTTTTGCCACTGGCATAGTTCTTGGAGGCTATCTTGCTCTAATGACTGTCATTTTCTTTTGGCTGATCTACAAAACCGACTTTTTCCCA GACAAATTTGGAGTCAGAACTATCAGAGATAGCGAGGAAGAAATGATGGCTGCTGTATACTTGCAAGTGAGTATTGTTAGCCAAGCCCTTATCTTCGTGACTAGATCCCGCAGCTGGTCGTTTGTGGAACGCCCTGGACTTCTTCTCTTGGTTGCTTTCGCGATTGCTCAACTG ATTGCAACTCTGATAGCTGTGTATGCCAACTGGGGCTTTGCAAGAATTAGAGGGTGTGGTTGGGGATGGGCTGGTGTTATCTGGATTTACAGCATTGTCTTTTACGTGCCCCTCGACTTGATGAAGTTCGCCATCCGTTACGTCTTGAGTGGAAAGGCGTGGCAAAACCTGTATGACAACAAG ACTGCGTTCACGACCAAGAAAGACTTtggaaaagaagagagagaagctcAATGGGCTCATGCTCAGAGAACTCTGCATGGACTTCAAACACCAGAATCTAACAACATCTTGAACGAGAAGAGCAGCTACCGCGAGTTGTCAGAAATCGCAGAACAGGCTAAGAGGAGAGCCGAGATTGCAAG GCTGCGCGAGCTGCATACACTAAAGGGCCACGTTGAATCTGTTGTGAAGCTAAAGGGGCTCGACATTGAGACAATCCAGCAGCATTACACTGTCTAG
- the LOC125194370 gene encoding uncharacterized protein LOC125194370: MSVALISLSNPFTLRQATPSILPAAGKHFSISCRRAEGDRTNNDSTRISENQLSKLALAAMAAGVLTLGSVDPAAAAKTGGRVGGQAFRPSAPRVSAPRPNTSRTNIYVNPPVAPPLVGGYGYGFGVPYYGGWGWSPFSFFAPAPGIAVGVGGGFDLFLLFIILGAASAFIRRLFRSRQDDDEY, encoded by the exons ATGTCAGTTGCTTTAATCTCCCTCTCAAACCCTTTCACACTGAGACAAGCAACACCAAGCATCCTCCCAGCTGCCGGAAAGCACTTCTCCATATCCTGTCGGCGCGCTGAAGGGGACCGCACCAATAATGATTCCACAAG GATTAGTGAGAATCAGCTCTCCAAGCTGGCTTTGGCTGCCATGGCGGCTGGGGTATTGACACTCGGATCTGTTGatcccgccgccgccgctaaAACTGGTGGCAGGGTTGGTGGCCAAGCTTTTCGCCCATCGGCGCCACGAGTATCTGCCCCAAGACCCAACACTTCAAG GACGAATATATATGTGAACCCTCCAGTTGCGCCTCCTCTAGTGGGTGGGTATGGCTACGGCTTTGGTGTGCCATATTATGGCGGATGGGGCTGGTCTCCCTTCTCATTCTTCGCTCCAGCTCCAGGCATTGCTGTTGGCGTTGGAGGGGGTTTCGACCTTTTCCTTCTCTTCATTATTCTCGGTGCAGCTTCCGCATTTATTAGGAGATTATTCAGATCAAGACAAGACGACGATGAATACTAA